The Pseudomonas azotoformans genome has a segment encoding these proteins:
- a CDS encoding TetR/AcrR family transcriptional regulator — translation MAQMGRPRTFDREHAVDQALHLFWQHGYDATSLAQLKAGLGGGISAPSFYAAFGSKEALFDECVQRYLATYAQVTECLWDESLLPRQAVETALRQSARMQCEDGHPKGCMVALGVMSAPSPENTRVADGLTQSRRRTRAGIVACVERAIRLGQLPQTVNPAVMATVFDSFLQGVSILARDNVPHVTIDAAISQLLLTWDIAASTAPPIRPDTASGNPQTP, via the coding sequence ATGGCACAGATGGGCCGCCCCCGCACTTTCGACCGCGAACACGCCGTGGACCAGGCCTTGCACCTGTTCTGGCAGCACGGCTACGACGCCACCTCCCTCGCCCAGCTCAAGGCTGGCCTGGGTGGCGGCATCTCCGCACCGAGTTTTTATGCGGCGTTCGGCTCCAAAGAGGCGCTGTTCGACGAGTGCGTGCAGCGTTACCTGGCGACCTACGCCCAAGTCACCGAATGCCTGTGGGACGAAAGCCTGTTACCGCGTCAGGCGGTTGAAACAGCGCTGCGCCAGTCAGCGCGCATGCAGTGCGAAGACGGCCACCCCAAGGGCTGCATGGTGGCGCTGGGGGTGATGAGCGCACCGAGCCCGGAGAACACAAGGGTGGCGGATGGGTTGACCCAGTCGCGGCGACGCACCCGTGCGGGGATTGTGGCGTGTGTGGAGCGGGCGATCCGTCTGGGGCAATTGCCGCAGACGGTCAACCCGGCGGTGATGGCGACGGTGTTTGACAGCTTCCTGCAGGGAGTTTCGATCCTGGCGCGGGACAACGTGCCCCATGTCACTATCGACGCGGCAATCAGCCAACTCCTGCTGACCTGGGATATCGCGGCCTCTACGGCGCCGCCCATTCGTCCCGACACTGCATCAGGAAATCCACAAACGCCCTAA
- a CDS encoding LysR family transcriptional regulator — MKRHFEDLQLGSIELFCLAAEASSFTAAAQVAGVTPAAVSRSISRLEERLGSRLFVRTTRSIRLTDSGRTFFEQCRQALTQLVEAQQEVMGAQAVPSGLLRISIPTTYAHHRLLPLLPRFRALYPQVTVDIHISNRNIDFVAEGYDLAIRVRAQPDSSLIARLLEDGELVVVASPSYLKRAGIPQTLEDLPTHECIQYELPSNGRRISWLFQVDGKPQEYAGEAGYSCSDDVLGGVTLAKHGAGLFQTYKFIVEQELANGSLVEVLQPFGGRSRPFTLLYPHGRYVPHRVRAFVDFLMQCRDEWAAP; from the coding sequence ATGAAGCGCCATTTCGAAGATTTGCAGCTGGGCAGTATCGAACTCTTCTGCCTCGCCGCCGAAGCCAGCAGCTTCACCGCCGCCGCGCAGGTGGCGGGTGTCACCCCGGCGGCCGTGAGCCGCAGCATCTCGCGCCTGGAAGAACGCCTGGGTTCACGCCTGTTTGTGCGCACTACCCGCAGCATCCGTCTTACCGACAGCGGCCGGACCTTTTTCGAGCAATGCCGCCAGGCCTTGACCCAACTGGTGGAGGCGCAACAGGAAGTGATGGGCGCGCAGGCCGTGCCGTCGGGCTTGCTGCGTATCAGCATTCCCACCACCTACGCCCATCACCGCTTGCTGCCGCTGCTGCCCAGGTTTCGCGCGCTGTACCCGCAAGTCACGGTGGATATCCACATCAGCAACCGCAATATCGACTTTGTCGCCGAAGGGTACGACCTGGCCATCCGTGTGCGCGCCCAGCCGGACTCGTCGCTGATTGCCCGCCTGTTGGAAGACGGCGAACTGGTAGTAGTGGCATCGCCGTCTTACCTGAAGCGCGCCGGCATCCCACAGACGCTGGAAGATTTGCCCACCCACGAATGTATCCAGTACGAACTGCCGAGCAATGGCCGGCGCATCTCCTGGTTGTTCCAGGTGGATGGCAAGCCGCAAGAGTATGCGGGGGAGGCGGGGTACAGTTGTTCCGACGATGTGCTCGGCGGCGTGACCCTGGCCAAGCATGGCGCGGGGTTGTTTCAGACCTACAAGTTCATCGTCGAACAGGAACTGGCAAACGGTAGCCTGGTGGAGGTATTGCAACCGTTTGGCGGGCGTTCGCGGCCGTTTACCTTGTTGTATCCCCATGGGCGCTATGTGCCGCATCGGGTTAGGGCGTTTGTGGATTTCCTGATGCAGTGTCGGGACGAATGGGCGGCGCCGTAG
- a CDS encoding peptide transporter, whose protein sequence is MTDQPFSLEAFEFLCYSRDHEGGARELVRLLQLIDRNYGKLSEQFSLSVSPALTPGELESHVLTRLTCAITALFSDPTFSLSPGGFGQLINLQRWLSSLFAASAFINGDHILRSLNLLGPQGSDYRITEQNLVKFCLLYSPESQLPLDVDLLWAQNPTLAAALFMALLSPRFLGTPAAHSKREALLAWLPGRLEQLDSLDALPLNVLHDVYMHCSYADLPERHRIKASINTLIERKLASLGIHSVPVAVAPPRAKPLMLVLLEWFSGGHSIYRTHSLTLQAARRDFQVVAVGYAANVDALGREVFDEFIELREPDDLFACLRQLTALASARRPEVFYMPSVGMFQITLFASNLRFAPLQVAALGHPATTASRHIDLISVEEDFVGDPACFTERLLQLPANGQPYRPSAIPIDLPHVTREDHAWVNIAIAATTMKLNPTFLRACQAIAVRTLHLYGKRVRFHFLVGQAQGLLFPQLVRLIERYVGDATVYPHQPYADYMATLNRCDLFLSPFPFGNTNGIIDAFTAGLPGVCKTGPEVFEHIDEGLFRRVGLPDWTVARTHEDYVQAAVRLAGDYTERADLYRHLGTDAPLQRLFGGEPHALSDALLANLPGLL, encoded by the coding sequence ATGACCGACCAACCCTTTTCCCTGGAAGCCTTCGAATTCCTTTGCTACAGCCGCGACCACGAAGGCGGCGCGCGCGAACTCGTGCGCCTGCTGCAATTGATCGACCGCAACTACGGCAAGTTGTCCGAACAGTTTTCCCTGAGCGTGTCGCCCGCGCTCACACCGGGAGAGCTGGAAAGCCACGTGCTGACGCGGCTGACCTGCGCAATCACGGCGCTGTTCTCCGACCCGACGTTCAGCCTCAGCCCCGGAGGCTTTGGCCAGTTGATCAACTTGCAGCGCTGGCTGTCGTCGTTGTTTGCCGCCAGTGCCTTTATCAACGGCGACCACATCCTGCGCTCGCTGAACCTGCTCGGGCCGCAGGGCAGCGACTACCGCATCACCGAGCAGAATCTGGTGAAGTTCTGCCTGCTGTACTCGCCGGAATCCCAGTTACCGCTGGATGTTGACCTGCTGTGGGCGCAGAACCCGACGTTGGCGGCGGCCCTGTTCATGGCATTGTTGTCGCCGCGCTTTCTCGGTACTCCGGCGGCGCACTCCAAGCGCGAGGCATTGCTGGCGTGGTTGCCGGGGCGTTTGGAACAACTCGACAGCCTGGATGCACTGCCGCTCAATGTGCTGCATGACGTGTACATGCATTGCAGTTACGCCGACTTGCCCGAGCGCCATCGCATCAAGGCGTCGATCAATACCTTGATCGAACGCAAGCTCGCCAGCCTGGGCATCCACAGCGTGCCCGTCGCCGTGGCGCCGCCGCGCGCCAAGCCGCTGATGCTGGTGCTGCTGGAATGGTTCTCCGGCGGGCATTCGATCTACCGCACCCATTCGCTGACGCTGCAGGCGGCGCGTCGGGATTTCCAGGTGGTGGCCGTGGGGTATGCGGCAAATGTGGATGCGCTGGGTCGCGAGGTGTTCGATGAATTTATCGAGCTGCGCGAGCCGGATGACCTGTTCGCGTGCCTGCGCCAGCTCACTGCGCTTGCCAGCGCACGCCGCCCCGAGGTGTTCTACATGCCCAGCGTCGGCATGTTCCAGATCACGCTGTTTGCCAGTAACCTGCGTTTTGCGCCGTTGCAGGTGGCCGCGCTGGGGCATCCGGCGACCACGGCGTCGCGGCATATCGACCTGATCAGCGTGGAGGAAGATTTTGTCGGTGACCCGGCGTGTTTTACCGAGCGCCTGTTGCAACTGCCGGCCAATGGTCAGCCGTATCGGCCGTCCGCCATCCCCATCGACTTGCCGCACGTCACGCGTGAAGACCACGCCTGGGTCAACATCGCCATCGCCGCCACCACGATGAAACTCAACCCCACCTTCCTGCGCGCCTGCCAGGCGATTGCCGTGCGCACGTTGCACCTCTACGGCAAGCGCGTGCGCTTTCACTTCCTGGTGGGTCAGGCCCAAGGGCTGTTGTTCCCGCAACTGGTGCGCTTGATCGAGCGTTATGTGGGCGATGCGACGGTGTACCCGCACCAGCCCTATGCCGACTACATGGCCACGCTGAACCGCTGCGACCTGTTCCTGAGCCCGTTTCCGTTCGGCAATACCAACGGCATCATCGATGCCTTCACGGCGGGTCTGCCCGGTGTGTGCAAGACCGGGCCGGAGGTGTTCGAGCATATCGATGAGGGCTTGTTTCGGCGGGTGGGGTTGCCCGATTGGACGGTAGCGCGCACCCATGAAGACTATGTGCAGGCGGCGGTGCGGTTGGCGGGCGACTACACCGAGCGCGCCGATTTATACCGGCACCTGGGAACAGACGCGCCACTGCAGCGCCTGTTCGGCGGTGAGCCCCATGCCTTGAGTGACGCGCTGTTGGCCAACCTGCCGGGCTTGCTATAG